The Anabaena sp. PCC 7108 region GTTATTAATTGTTCCTGGAGAACTCCCGCTAAATGAATTACTCCATCAATTTGAGTTTCCCACTGGGATGATACCAAATTAATGGTCTGTTTCATGTCATCCAGATTACAAATATCAACAGCTTGGTAGAGAACAGAACCTGGAAGTTGTCTTAACTGTTGATATGCTTGTATTTTCGCGGTTAAAGCATCTTCACCTTCTTGATAATTCTCCCAAGTGCTTTCATCTGGTAAAGGTGTCCGACCAATTAACAATAAACGAGCTTGATAATGCTCTAATAAATACCTAGCAATTTTAATGCCAATACCTCCCAGTCCACCAGTGATTAAATAGACTCCACTGGTTTTGAAAGGAAGTTGTTGCTGTTCTTGTTCGGCAAAATCTGTCTTTTGCAAACGAGGAACTAAGCGTTGTCCATCTCTGTAAGCTACTTCCGATTCTGGAGTCAAAACAGAAAATTCTGACAACAGATAACTTCTATTAATTTCAATCGCAGCAATGGGTAGATCAATATGGCGACATTCCAACCAAGGTATTTCCTGGGGGATGGTTTTGAGGAAGCCCAAAACTGTTGCTTTTTGATATGCGATGGGCGTTCGCGTAGCGTGTCCGCAGGACTCAGCCTCACCTTCGCTGAACGCGTCACTTGGTAAAATAGATTGACTGTAACTAGCTACAAACAACAACTGTATATTATCTTTTGTTTCATGCAACTTATCTATTGCTTTCACTAAAAACAGTAAGCTATAGAGTCCTTTTTGTTGACTAACCTCAAGAGTTTCTAGGTCAGAAATATCATCATTATACGTTTCATAATTCCAGAGATGGAAAATATGACCAATGGCATAATTGTTAGTGATTAATGATTTTATTAACCAGTGATAATCTTCTTCATTAGCAGGATTTACCACATAATGTTCACTGCTAATTTGAGCAAAGTTATTTCCCGCCTCAACTTTGATACAAGGATAATTTTGAGCTTCCAGTCTTTGACAAAGTGATTGTCCTAATCCTAAATCATCAACAAAGACTATCACTGCTTGTCTGACAGTAGAAATAGGATTAATTCGCGCCTGCTTCTGACACCAAACTTTCTGATAGAACCAATCAGGAATTGTATTTTTGCCTAAAAGAATATCGATGTCTTGAATTAAGGAACTAAAATCACCAGATTCTAGTTTCTGTTTAAGTAGAGAACGCTGAATTTTGCCACTTGTGGTCTTAGGAAATTCCTGACGTTCTATAGGAATCAGATAGGTAGGAGTAATTCCTAACTGAGAGGCAACTTCTTTTCTGATATCTTGAATAACTGACAAGTAAAGTTGAGAGTCTGTTTTTTCAGGTGAAAAGAAGATTGCTAATCCTTCAGTTCCTGTTTGTTGATTGGAGAATGCACAAGCCCCTGCATAAGTGGGAACTACACCTGCAATGCTATTAACAATATCTTCGACTTCATAGCAGTAATAATTAGCTCCATTGATGATAATTAATTCCTTCTCTCTTCCGGTCAAAACCAAATGACCATTCAGAATAAAGCCTAAGTCTCCTGAATTAAACCAACCATCTCCAACAAAAGCTTCTGCATTAGCTTGTGGATTATTTAAATAACCTGGGGTGACGACTTTTCCCTTAATCTGAAAACGCCCGATTACACCTTCTGGCAAAAGGGAATTTTTATCATCAGTGATGCGAATTTGCACTCCTGGAACTGGGCAACCAAGGTCAGTAAATTCAATCACATCTACGCTATAATCGGTTGTTTGCTCTAACTGAGCGCCAACAGAAGATTTTTTAATCCGATAAATATCAGTTTGCTCGTTAAACTGATTTTGATAAGTCATGCAAGTACAGACTTCAGCCATACCAAAAGCTGGTTGCATAACTTGAGAAGAAATACCAAAAGGTGCAACTGAATTCAAAAATTCTCGGACAACTTTAGGAGTTACCTGTTCTCCTGCATTCATCAAGAATTTAACTGAAGAGAGATCCCAATTGTTCCCAGGAGTTTTTGCCAGTGCTTCACTAATTAACTTAAATCCAAAGTTTGGAGACCAACTGTGAGAAACTCGGTATTCCTCCATCAAATCTAACCATTTCAAGGGGTTAGCTAAGATAACTGCTGTTTCCACTTCAACTTGTTGACAACCCAAATATGTATCTTTGAAATGGCACGTTAATATAGGGACAACATGGTCAACGGGCAACCAATTCAGGCTAATATCTTCAGTTGCATAGCCATTAAATTGTTTAGCTGCATGGATATGAGCAATGATTCCTTGATGAGTTTCTTGAATACACTTGGGAACTCCTGTGCTACCAGAAGTTAGCTGTAAAAAAGCTACTTCATCAGAGCGACTAGGATAAAATTCCGAGGTAGGTGAGTAATTTTTTAACTCGGCTACAGAACAAATTTTTAATTCTGGTAGCGGTAGTAATGAACCCAAGTTTTCTAGAGCTTCAACAAGAATGTTACTCGCTAAAATACAGGGGTGTTCGAGTAATTCCCATGTATTGTATAGTTTATTGATAACTGCATTTTTCTCTGTGTAAGTGGGGGCTACAGCGACGGTAACAGGTTGAATTCCTCCGAGGATACATCCCCATAAGGTTGGAAAATAATCACGCAAAGATGAAATTTGCAGAATAACTCGCTGTCCTGGTTGCAAGCCTTGATTTCGCAAGCCGCTAAGAATGCATTTAGCCTCTTCTAATAGGCTAGTGTATGTCTGAAATTCCTTTTCGCCTTTTGCAGAGATGTAAGTAATGCCTTGATTTTTGGATCGAGTTGCTGTTTGAATTAATGCTTCTGATAAAGTTTTGGGAGCATCTTCTGGAATATTCAGCACACCACCATCGCTAATTGCGGGTTTGCTAAATTGTGGTTTTTCTGTAGGGATAAAACTAACAACAGAGGCGGTTTCAGCAATCCGTAAGGAAATTGCCGTGTTATTTATTCCTGGTGGTAGTAGTTTTGCTAAGTGGAGTGGTGAAGGTGACGGCGTATGACGTGAACTGGCAATTACTACCGCTTGCTCAATTTCGGGATGGCTGTTTAATTGTTGCTGCCATTGTTCTAGAAGTTTAGTATCAATTACTTCTAAATAAGTTAAAACCTGCTCATCAATTTGCCCTGTTGCTGTCAATGGCAAATTCGATACTTGCAGATATGCAACTGGCAACATATAACCGGGCAAATTAGCCTGTAAATGAGCATTGAGAGATTCATTTGCTAAGGATTTTGAGCCAACTAAGTAAGCAACAAGTTTCCCCTCCCGCGCGAGAACATAGCAATCTTCTATACCAGGAATTGATAGTAACTCCTGCTCTATTGTTTGAAGATTGATCCGGTGTCCCCCAATCCAGATTTGCCTGTGTATTAATCCCAGTACTTCTAGAGATCCATCTCGACGCAGACGACCCCATATTTTAGTTCTCTGTAACCTTCCTAGTGAGGGATGTTCTATAACTTCAGTTTGTTCTTGCTGCTGCAAATGACTTTTATTTAAATGGGCATCACCAATATCACCAATATAAATCTCTCCTTCTACACCAAAAGGCAGCAATTCTTGATGATTATCTAATACATAAATTTGTGAATTATCTGCCCATTCATGATCAATAAATTTATTATTTTCAGCCTTGATAGCAGGGTTATGACATACACTTAATATCTGCTCTCGTTCAGATTGAGATAACAACGGCAGTTGACTAACTTTTTGCTGTGGATTGGATATAATTGCTGCTAATATATTTTGGAAATGACCTGCCATCTGGGCAATAGTCTGTTCATCAAATAAATCTGTGTTGTACCTAAAAAACCCAACTAGATCAGAACTTCCTTCTGCCATCATCAAGTCTAGATCAAACTGTCCCTCCATTTGGGACATTTCATAAGGTTTTAATTTAAATCCTTCTCGATCTACTTCACCACCTAATAATAGTTGTTGGCTATGGGGAAACTGCCGTAAGTTTTGCAAAACAAAGTTGAATAAAGCTTGAAATATAGGGGAACGGCTGGGATCGCGTTTTGATTGTAATCGTTCTACCAGCAAAGCAAAAGGAAAATCTTGATGCACCAATGCTTCTGATACGCAGGAGCGAATTTGAGTGAGAAACTCCTGAAAGGTGGGACTTTCTGAGAAATTCACCCGCATTACAACTGGATCAACAAAGTAGCCAACTAGTGGCATAAATTCAGATTTAGTTCTACCTGAAGTGGGAACACCGACTAAAATATCTTCCTGTCCCGTGTAACGATGTAGGAGAATCTTAAATGCCGCCAGCAGCACCATAGATTGAGTCGCACCTTCCTTTTGAGCCAGCTGTTTGATTTGTGCTGTCAGCTTTGGAGATAGTGTGAATCGATGAGAAGCGCCGTTATAAGTTTGTATAGGTGGCCGTGGTCTGTCTGTTGGTAAATTGAGTATGGGTAAATCTCCTGCCAATTTTTTTTGCCAGTATTCCCAAAGTTTTTCTCCTGGAGTGCTTGTTAACAATTCTCTTTGCCAACGCACGTAATCTATGTAGGAGTTTTTCAGAGGAGTCAGAGGTGGCTCAACCCCTGACTCTAGGGCAGGATAGGTCATGATCATTTCTTCCATCAGCAATGGAAGACACCAAGCATCAATGGCAATATGATGTACTGTTAGTAATAAAATATGTTCTTGTTGAGAACGAGTAAATAAACTCACTCGCATTACTGAACCATTTTCCAGGTCAAAGGGTTGCTGGGATTCTTGAAAAACCTGGTGATGAAGTTCCTGGTCACTCCAAGTAGAAGCATTTATCTGCTGAAAGTTTGGTAATTCGGTTTGATGGATCTTTTGAACTGGCTTGTTACCTTGTTTGGGAAAACTGCTACGCAACTGCGGATGACGTTCTATGAGAGTCTGGAAAGTTTTTTGCAAAGTCGTAACATTGACATAGGAACAGATACGACAGGTAAATGCCACATTGTAAAATCCATTCTCTGGTGCTAATTGCCACAGAAACCACATGGCTTGTTGACCATAGGAGAGGGGATAAACATTTAAAATATCTGGGGAATCATGAAGTACCTGTAAAATTTCAGTTTTGTGCTGTTGTAGTTGTGCAATAACATCAGCAGTTAGGACAGATTGGGAACCACCAATACGCAATTTTTCGCCGTTAAGTCCTAATTTAACTCCTTTCAAAGAAAGGTCTTGTAAAAATTCTACTATCATATTTCTATCTCAATCCAATCACTATTTTTGATGTTCATCTGAAATTGATCATTACTTTCTGGCTTCACAGTTTGAGTAATATTTATCGGAACTAGTTGATGGTTGATCTGAGTTGATAGGGTGACAATAGTTGACCCTTCCATAAAAATATTAATAGGAATATCTAAATTCAAATCCGTTTGCATCTGATTTCGCAATTCCGTAAGCATTAGCGAGTCCATGCCCATTTCAAAAAAATTTTGCTCTATGTTGGGCAATTGAGAGCCTTTAAATCCTAAAATCCTGCCGATTTGCTCCTGAAGATAAGTTATTAATAGAGTTATGCGATCGCTTTTATCTGCCGTTTCTAGCTGTTGTAAGATTTGGGTATTTTGGGTAGAAATTGATGGTTTTGCAGCTTGTTGTTCTATTTCGAGCTTTTTGGGCAGATATTGCTTTTGAGGCTGGATAGTACCTGTGTCAATCCAATATCGCTCTCTTTGAAATGGATATGTTGGTAGTGCAACTTTTGTCCGCTGATAATCACGGTCAAATCCTGACCAATCTACTTTGACTCCGGCTACAGACAACTGCCCTAAACTAGAGAGCATGACTTGCCATTCCTCCATTCCCGGAAGCAAAGAAGGTAGCCACATACCCTCAGGTTGGCATTCACGCCCCATGTCCAATAAAATGGGCTTTGAACCAATTTCTAAGAATACTTTATACCCAAGTTTATGCAATGTCTGCATACTTTTAGCAAACTGCGCTGCACTAGATACATGATTCATCCAGTATGGCGCTGTTGCTATCTCTTCATCAGCCAGATTACCAGTAACATTGGATATTAATGGTATTTGCGGCTGATTGTAGGTGACTTGATTGGCTATGGCTGAAAATTCTGCCAACACTGATGACACCATCTCGCTACCAGATGGTAACTGCTGCATCAATTGTCCTCGATGGGCAATGAGTTTGAGTCCATCTTCTAAGCTGAAAACCCCTGCTACAGTTGCAGCAACATATTCGCCGACATTATGTCCCATGACTGCATTTGCTTGAATACCCCAAGATTTCCAAAGTTGATACAGGGCATATTCAAAGGCAAATAAGGCTGATTGAGTATAGGCGGTTTGATCTAATAATGATGATGCAATTTGTTCTCCGGCTTGGTCAGGATATAGTATCTCTAACAGCGAATGTTTCAGATAGGGGCGTAGAATTTCATTACACTGCTCAAGCGTTTGGCGGAAGATGGGCTGAGTGTCGTAG contains the following coding sequences:
- a CDS encoding SDR family NAD(P)-dependent oxidoreductase, which produces MIVEFLQDLSLKGVKLGLNGEKLRIGGSQSVLTADVIAQLQQHKTEILQVLHDSPDILNVYPLSYGQQAMWFLWQLAPENGFYNVAFTCRICSYVNVTTLQKTFQTLIERHPQLRSSFPKQGNKPVQKIHQTELPNFQQINASTWSDQELHHQVFQESQQPFDLENGSVMRVSLFTRSQQEHILLLTVHHIAIDAWCLPLLMEEMIMTYPALESGVEPPLTPLKNSYIDYVRWQRELLTSTPGEKLWEYWQKKLAGDLPILNLPTDRPRPPIQTYNGASHRFTLSPKLTAQIKQLAQKEGATQSMVLLAAFKILLHRYTGQEDILVGVPTSGRTKSEFMPLVGYFVDPVVMRVNFSESPTFQEFLTQIRSCVSEALVHQDFPFALLVERLQSKRDPSRSPIFQALFNFVLQNLRQFPHSQQLLLGGEVDREGFKLKPYEMSQMEGQFDLDLMMAEGSSDLVGFFRYNTDLFDEQTIAQMAGHFQNILAAIISNPQQKVSQLPLLSQSEREQILSVCHNPAIKAENNKFIDHEWADNSQIYVLDNHQELLPFGVEGEIYIGDIGDAHLNKSHLQQQEQTEVIEHPSLGRLQRTKIWGRLRRDGSLEVLGLIHRQIWIGGHRINLQTIEQELLSIPGIEDCYVLAREGKLVAYLVGSKSLANESLNAHLQANLPGYMLPVAYLQVSNLPLTATGQIDEQVLTYLEVIDTKLLEQWQQQLNSHPEIEQAVVIASSRHTPSPSPLHLAKLLPPGINNTAISLRIAETASVVSFIPTEKPQFSKPAISDGGVLNIPEDAPKTLSEALIQTATRSKNQGITYISAKGEKEFQTYTSLLEEAKCILSGLRNQGLQPGQRVILQISSLRDYFPTLWGCILGGIQPVTVAVAPTYTEKNAVINKLYNTWELLEHPCILASNILVEALENLGSLLPLPELKICSVAELKNYSPTSEFYPSRSDEVAFLQLTSGSTGVPKCIQETHQGIIAHIHAAKQFNGYATEDISLNWLPVDHVVPILTCHFKDTYLGCQQVEVETAVILANPLKWLDLMEEYRVSHSWSPNFGFKLISEALAKTPGNNWDLSSVKFLMNAGEQVTPKVVREFLNSVAPFGISSQVMQPAFGMAEVCTCMTYQNQFNEQTDIYRIKKSSVGAQLEQTTDYSVDVIEFTDLGCPVPGVQIRITDDKNSLLPEGVIGRFQIKGKVVTPGYLNNPQANAEAFVGDGWFNSGDLGFILNGHLVLTGREKELIIINGANYYCYEVEDIVNSIAGVVPTYAGACAFSNQQTGTEGLAIFFSPEKTDSQLYLSVIQDIRKEVASQLGITPTYLIPIERQEFPKTTSGKIQRSLLKQKLESGDFSSLIQDIDILLGKNTIPDWFYQKVWCQKQARINPISTVRQAVIVFVDDLGLGQSLCQRLEAQNYPCIKVEAGNNFAQISSEHYVVNPANEEDYHWLIKSLITNNYAIGHIFHLWNYETYNDDISDLETLEVSQQKGLYSLLFLVKAIDKLHETKDNIQLLFVASYSQSILPSDAFSEGEAESCGHATRTPIAYQKATVLGFLKTIPQEIPWLECRHIDLPIAAIEINRSYLLSEFSVLTPESEVAYRDGQRLVPRLQKTDFAEQEQQQLPFKTSGVYLITGGLGGIGIKIARYLLEHYQARLLLIGRTPLPDESTWENYQEGEDALTAKIQAYQQLRQLPGSVLYQAVDICNLDDMKQTINLVSSQWETQIDGVIHLAGVLQEQLITSATQASLTAKLQQKVMGTWVIHHLLQHQNPGFFIHFSSVNSFFGGTGVGAYAAANSFQEAFSTYQRQHTSWQSYCLSWSMWDETGMSRGYPMKELSRAKGFCAISPSQGIDSLLVALAHRSNHLLVGLDAGKSHIQRFTLDCQNLQQLTALFTAKTSELSIEQLYQPNLADCFGTLTHCHFVQLDEIPLTDSGEVDIKQLTHTYTGLKVTEQTEPRNPVERQLAEIFQKVLGLEKVGIHDNFFSLGGHSVLAAQIVSQIQETFGCDLALWVLFQSSTIAELAQVIEKPDLSSGGLGHGNRDIEDAFTSNPCLVSIKPNGSKRPFFWIHPMASFVFPYYPVAYQLGSDHPIYGIQSPGLTGEKRPLKRVEDMADYYIQAIRSVQPQGPYLLSGWSLGAYIVYEMAVRLKQANQDVDLLVLVDIPPDLKTGYKAKDLWRIAGFLVSVPEMLPWVYDYLALIRVTEPSSSQPSKGDDQTKGIINQMLSFFGHRSEIPQVATKNPQTMTKCEQLRVTLRLVQMLVANAEALYRYKAQSYDGKVILLKTSDVELDQDETWGWRDLVKGGVDVHTVPGNHLNLLRHPHASAIAEILRQYLDCIPDTTSG